The Columba livia isolate bColLiv1 breed racing homer unplaced genomic scaffold, bColLiv1.pat.W.v2 Scaffold_83, whole genome shotgun sequence genome has a segment encoding these proteins:
- the LOC135578153 gene encoding alpha-2-macroglobulin-like isoform X1, translated as MGKDRLPSKPNIFLLLVFILPGNTFPTTEPQYMVLLPFLIHTDSSEKVCVQLTHLNESVTLSATLEYQGENRSLIDDVMSEKDVFTCIPFSLPKSNSTSVAFLTVAVKGATLRFRSRKSVLVKNSESLVFIQTDKPIYKPGQTVLFRIVSLDKDFYPLNEKFPFVYVQDPQRNRVYQWQGVELETGLTQLSFPLTSDPIQGSYKIVVQKSFSYHVEHSFRVKEYVLPKYEVLVKLPKMITIKEKELPVSVCGLYTYGKPVPGLVNVQVCRKFSHSASNCYGKEAEAVCEEFTRQADTRGCVSGVVRTKIFQLQRRGYEMSIEVQGKITEDGTGTEMTGTGSCGITPIMSKISFDLLDSQYRPGIPLFGRVKLVDGTDAPIANETITISVDGDKYKGNYTTDEQGQSWFSIDTTTFTQASLEIRADHKPELNCYDNNWITPSYEHAMRRISRFYSPSKSFLKIEPKPETLSCGSPTEIHVHYVFTPEAIGEQKKIVIYYLVMAKGGIVLADTYDLSVNPGDGYGTFQLTFPIEASVAPLAQMLVYTTSPSGEVIASSADFQVELCLPNKVRLSFVPKEGLPASNTRLQLHTSSRSLCALRAVDKSVLLMKPEDELSPSSVYDLLPLKEMRGYSFKDYYLEEDNVNPCVSLDNMLLNGFVYVPISPDGEGDAYDILKELGLKVFTSSKIRKPEICQHYPGHMMERSYTGSITAMNLLEDLDYEITEHINADSPVETIRKYFPETWIWDIVSVNSDGNADLNVTIPDTITEWKANAFCTSADTGFGLSPTVSLRAFQPFFVELTMPYSVVRGESFTLKATVFNYLAACIRVSVSLAESTHFVTTPVEMQEESYCICMNERKTVAWAVTPRSLGQVELSVGTEALQNQQPCGNAIVETPEKGRKDTVIRQLLVEPEGTEVETTYNSVLCASEKSVSEPILLVLPETVVDGSARACFSVLGDIMGTAMQNLHQLLQMPFGCGEQNMVLFAPNIYVLDYLNKTGQLSEEVKSKAIGYLVSGYQRQLKYKHWDGSYSTFGPRYGQAGNTWLTAFVLKSFAQARPHIFIDEKHIQDALVWLTQKQKENGCFRSSGTLMNNAMKGGVNDEVTLTAYITIALLEIPLPVTHSVVRNALFCLETAADEKENHVYTKALMAYTFALAGKEEKRKALLSSLEKEAVKKDGSVHWQRPGKEPEVHLPYLRYRAPSAEVEMTAYALLAHLTTQLTPSQEELSFASLIAKWITGQQNPNGGFSSTQDTVVALQALSLYGAVTYAKSGAASKVTLRSGGDFQQDFQVDPTNRLLLQRVPLPQVPGEYSMEVSGDGCVYLQTSLRYNVQPTQEDAPFMLHVYTMPETCVDSNAHKVFDIGINVSYTGERNVSNMVIVDVKMLSGFIPIKSSVTKLERDPVIERTELSTNHVLVYLEKLGSETLSFSFTVERDVPVQGLKPAQVKVYDYYETDEFATQEYSAPCTTEEVDQDNA; from the exons GCAGTATATGGTGCTACTGCCCTTTCTGATACATACAGATTCTTCTGAGAAGGTCTGTGTTCAACTGACCCACCTGAATGAGTCTGTGACACTGAGTGCCACACTCGAGTATCAAGGGGAAAACAGGAGCTTGATTGATGATGTGATGTCAGAGAAGGATGTGTTCACCTGCATCCCTTTTTCT CTTCCAAAATCCAATAGCACATCAGTGGCATTTCTCACTGTGGCGGTGAAGGGGGCGACACTGAGGTTCAGAAGCCGCAAGTCAGTGCTAGTCAAGAATTCTGAGAGCCTGGTCTTCATCCAGACAGACAAACCCATCTACAAGCCTGGACAGACAG TTCTGTTTCGGATCGTCTCTCTGGACAAAGACTTCTACCCGCTGAATGAGAAG TTTCCATTTGTGTATGTTCAG GATCCCCAGAGGAACCGTGTGTACCAGTGGCAGGGGGTGGAACTAGAGACTGGCCTTACACAGCTCTCCTTCCCCCTCACCTCAGACCCTATCCAAGGCTCCTACAAAATAGTCGTGCAAAAAAGCTTCTCATACCATGTGGAGCACTCCTTCAGAGTGAAGGAATATG TGCTGCCCAAGTACGAGGTCCTGGTGAAGCTGCCCAAGATGATCACTATTAAGGAAAAGGAGCTTCCAGTGTCCGTCTGTGGTTT GTATACCTATGGGAAACCTGTTCCTGGTTTGGTGAATGTCCAAGTGTGCCGAAAATTTTCCCATTCTGCTTCAAATTGTTatggaaaagaagcagaagctgTATGTGAAGAATTCACTAGGCAG GCAGACACTCGTGGCTGTGTTTCTGGTGTAGTAAGGACCAAGATATTTCAGCTCCAGCGCAGGGGATATGAGATGAGCATTGAGGTACAAGGCAAGATCACAGAAGATGGCACAG GAACAGAGAtgactggaacaggctcctgtGGAATCACACCTATCATGAGCAAAATCAGCTTTGACCTGCTGGACTCTCAGTACAGACCAGGGATCCCACTCTTTGGGAGG GTGAAACTGGTAGATGGCACTGATGCTCCAATTGCCAATGAAACCATCACAATTTCTGTGGATGGAGACAAATACAAAGGAAATTACACTACGGATGAGCAGGGACAATCCTGGTTTTCCATAGACACTACCACCTTCACACAAGCCTCCCTGGAAATCCGA GCTGATCATAAACCTGAGCTGAACTGTTATGACAACAACTGGATCACACCTTCATATGAGCATGCCATGCGTAGAATAAGTCGGTTTTACTCCCCCAGTAAAAGCTTCCTCAAAATTGAGCCAAAGCCTGAGACATTGAGTTGTGGCTCCCCCACAGAGATCCATGTGCACTATGTCTTCACACCAGAGGCCATAGGAGAGCAGAAGAAAATCGTCATTTACTATTTG GTGATGGCCAAGGGAGGCATTGTATTAGCAGATACCTATGATCTGAGTGTGAATCCAGGAGATG GCTATGGGACATTTCAATTGACCTTCCCTATTGAGGCATCAGTTGCTCCCCTGGCACAGATGCTTGTATATACCACTTCACCCAGTGGGGAAGTTATCGCCAGTTCAGCAGATTTCCAGGTTGAACTTTGCCTCCCCAATAAA GTCAGATTGAGTTTTGTACCCAAGGAAGGTCTTCCTGCCTCCAACACACGCCTGCAACTGCACACCTCATCAAGGTCCCTGTGTGCCCTCCGTGCTGTGGACAAGAGCGTTCTCCTTATGAAGCCTGAAGATGAGCTCTCTCCCAGCTCT GTGTATGATCTTCTCCCACTGAAGGAAATGCGTGGTTACAGCTTCAAGGACTACTACCTGGAAGAAGACAATGTAAACCCTTGTGTGTCACTTGACAACATGTTATTAAATGGATTTGTCTATGTACCCATTTCTCCTGATGGCGAAGGTGATGCCTATGACATTCTCAAA GAACTGGGCTTAAAAGTCTTCACTAGCAGCAAGATCCGTAAGCCTGAAATCTGCCAGCATTACCCAGGACACATGATGGAAAGGAGTTACACTGGTTCTA TCACTGCAATGAATCTGCTTGAAGATTTAGACTATGAAATAACAGAACATATTAATGCTGACAGTCCTGTGGAGACCATCCGGAAATACTTCCCTGAGACATGGATCTGGGACATAGTTTCAGTGAA CTCTGACGGAAATGCTGATCTAAATGTGACCATCCCCGATACCATCACTGAGTGGAAAGCCAATGCCTTCTGCACTTCGGCAGACACAGGCTTTGGCCTGTCCCCGACAGTGTCCCTCAGagccttccagcccttctttgTAGAGCTCACCATGCCCTACTCTGTGGTGCGTGGTGAGTCCTTCACACTGAAAGCCACAGTTTTCAACTACCTGGCCGCCTGCATCAGG GTCAGTGTGTCTCTGGCTGAATCCACTCATTTTGTGACTACGCCAGTAGAGATGCAAGAAGAATCCTACTGCATCTGCatgaatgaaaggaaaactgtGGCTTGGGCAGTAACACCAAGATCTCTAG GGCAGGTGGAGCTCTCGGTGGGCACTGAGGCCCTGCAGAACCAGCAGCCCTGCGGGAATGCCATCGTGGAGACCCCTGAGAAAGGGCGGAAGGACACGGTCATCAGACAGCTGCTGGTGGAG CCAGAAGGAACTGAGGTGGAAACTACCTACAACTCTGTGCTCTGTGCATCTG AAAAGTCAGTGTCAGAGCCAATCTTGCTGGTTCTCCCCGAGACTGTGGTGGATGGCTCAGCCAGAGCTTGTTTCTCAGTGCTAG GTGACATCATGGGCACTGCCATGCAGAACCTGCACCAGCTCCTCCAGATGCCGTTCGGCTGTGGAGAGCAGAACATGGTCCTGTTTGCACCCAACATCTACGTCCTGGACTATCTGAACAAGACAGGGCAGCTAAGTGAGGAGGTCAAATCCAAGGCCATCGGATATTTAGTGAGCG GGTATCAAAGGCAATTGAAGTACAAACACTGGGATGGTTCTTATAGCACCTTTGGGCCCCGTTATGGGCAAGCTGGGAATACCTG GCTCACAGCCTTTGTCCTCAAGTCTTTTGCCCAGGCCCGGCCTCACATCTTCATAGATGAGAAGCACATCCAGGATGCTTTGGTCTGGCTCACTCAAAAGCAGAAGGAGAACGGCTGTTTCCGCAGTTCTGGGACACTCATGAACAATGCCATGAAG GGTGGAGTGAATGACGAGGTCACGCTGACAGCCTACATCACTATTGCATTGCTGGAGATTCCTCTGCCTGTAACT cactCAGTGGTGCGTAACGCTCTGTTCTGCctggaaacagcagcagatgaaaaagaaaaccacgtGTACACCAAGGCACTGATGGCGTACACCTTCGCCCTGGCAGGCAAGGAGGAGAAACGGAAGGCATTGCTAAGCTCACTTGAAAAGGAAGCCGTGAAAAAGG ATGGGTCTGTTCATTGGCAGCGGCCAGGGAAAGAGCCAGAGGTTCATCTCCCATACTTACGCTACCGAGCTCCCTCTGCTGAAGTGGAGATGACAGCCTATGCGCTCCTTGCTCACCTCACCACGCAGCTGACGCCTTCCCAGGAGGAGCTGTCGTTCGCATCTCTTATTGCGAAGTGGATCACGGGTCAGCAGAATCCCAATGGAGGCTTCTCCTCCACCCAG GACACAGTGGTGGCCCTCCAAGCCTTGTCCCTGTATGGAGCTGTCACCTATGCCAAGAGCGGAGCAGCTTCCAAAGTGACCCTGCGATCTGGAGGGGACTTCCAGCAAGACTTCCAAGTGGATCCCACAAACCGGCTGCTGCTCCAGCGTGTGCCCCTGCCCCAGGTGCCCGGGGAGTACAGCATGGAGGTTTCTGGCGATGGATGCGTCTACCTGCAG ACAAGCCTGAGGTACAATGTGCAGCCCACACAGGAGGATGCACCCTTCATGCTCCACGTGTACACGATGCCAGAGACATGTGTGGACTCCAATGCTCACAAGGTCTTTGACATAGGTATAAATGTCAG TTACACTGGGGAGCGCAATGTCTCCAACATGGTGATTGTTGATGTGAAGATGCTGTCAGGATTCATCCCCATTAAATCCTCTGTGACGAAG CTGGAACGTGACCCTGTTATTGAGCGCACAGAATTGAGTACCAACCACGTCCTGGTGTACCTGGAAAAG ctgggCAGCGAGACCCTCAGCTTCTCCTTCACGGTGGAGCGGGACGTCCCCGTGCAGGGCCTGAAGCCGGCGCAGGTGAAGGTCTATGACTACTACGAGACAG
- the LOC135578153 gene encoding alpha-2-macroglobulin-like isoform X4 — MGKDRLPSKPNIFLLLVFILPGNTFPTTEPYTYGKPVPGLVNVQVCRKFSHSASNCYGKEAEAVCEEFTRQADTRGCVSGVVRTKIFQLQRRGYEMSIEVQGKITEDGTGTEMTGTGSCGITPIMSKISFDLLDSQYRPGIPLFGRVKLVDGTDAPIANETITISVDGDKYKGNYTTDEQGQSWFSIDTTTFTQASLEIRADHKPELNCYDNNWITPSYEHAMRRISRFYSPSKSFLKIEPKPETLSCGSPTEIHVHYVFTPEAIGEQKKIVIYYLVMAKGGIVLADTYDLSVNPGDGYGTFQLTFPIEASVAPLAQMLVYTTSPSGEVIASSADFQVELCLPNKVRLSFVPKEGLPASNTRLQLHTSSRSLCALRAVDKSVLLMKPEDELSPSSVYDLLPLKEMRGYSFKDYYLEEDNVNPCVSLDNMLLNGFVYVPISPDGEGDAYDILKELGLKVFTSSKIRKPEICQHYPGHMMERSYTGSITAMNLLEDLDYEITEHINADSPVETIRKYFPETWIWDIVSVNSDGNADLNVTIPDTITEWKANAFCTSADTGFGLSPTVSLRAFQPFFVELTMPYSVVRGESFTLKATVFNYLAACIRVSVSLAESTHFVTTPVEMQEESYCICMNERKTVAWAVTPRSLGQVELSVGTEALQNQQPCGNAIVETPEKGRKDTVIRQLLVEPEGTEVETTYNSVLCASEKSVSEPILLVLPETVVDGSARACFSVLGDIMGTAMQNLHQLLQMPFGCGEQNMVLFAPNIYVLDYLNKTGQLSEEVKSKAIGYLVSGYQRQLKYKHWDGSYSTFGPRYGQAGNTWLTAFVLKSFAQARPHIFIDEKHIQDALVWLTQKQKENGCFRSSGTLMNNAMKGGVNDEVTLTAYITIALLEIPLPVTHSVVRNALFCLETAADEKENHVYTKALMAYTFALAGKEEKRKALLSSLEKEAVKKDGSVHWQRPGKEPEVHLPYLRYRAPSAEVEMTAYALLAHLTTQLTPSQEELSFASLIAKWITGQQNPNGGFSSTQDTVVALQALSLYGAVTYAKSGAASKVTLRSGGDFQQDFQVDPTNRLLLQRVPLPQVPGEYSMEVSGDGCVYLQTSLRYNVQPTQEDAPFMLHVYTMPETCVDSNAHKVFDIGINVSYTGERNVSNMVIVDVKMLSGFIPIKSSVTKLERDPVIERTELSTNHVLVYLEKLGSETLSFSFTVERDVPVQGLKPAQVKVYDYYETDEFATQEYSAPCTTEEVDQDNA, encoded by the exons GTATACCTATGGGAAACCTGTTCCTGGTTTGGTGAATGTCCAAGTGTGCCGAAAATTTTCCCATTCTGCTTCAAATTGTTatggaaaagaagcagaagctgTATGTGAAGAATTCACTAGGCAG GCAGACACTCGTGGCTGTGTTTCTGGTGTAGTAAGGACCAAGATATTTCAGCTCCAGCGCAGGGGATATGAGATGAGCATTGAGGTACAAGGCAAGATCACAGAAGATGGCACAG GAACAGAGAtgactggaacaggctcctgtGGAATCACACCTATCATGAGCAAAATCAGCTTTGACCTGCTGGACTCTCAGTACAGACCAGGGATCCCACTCTTTGGGAGG GTGAAACTGGTAGATGGCACTGATGCTCCAATTGCCAATGAAACCATCACAATTTCTGTGGATGGAGACAAATACAAAGGAAATTACACTACGGATGAGCAGGGACAATCCTGGTTTTCCATAGACACTACCACCTTCACACAAGCCTCCCTGGAAATCCGA GCTGATCATAAACCTGAGCTGAACTGTTATGACAACAACTGGATCACACCTTCATATGAGCATGCCATGCGTAGAATAAGTCGGTTTTACTCCCCCAGTAAAAGCTTCCTCAAAATTGAGCCAAAGCCTGAGACATTGAGTTGTGGCTCCCCCACAGAGATCCATGTGCACTATGTCTTCACACCAGAGGCCATAGGAGAGCAGAAGAAAATCGTCATTTACTATTTG GTGATGGCCAAGGGAGGCATTGTATTAGCAGATACCTATGATCTGAGTGTGAATCCAGGAGATG GCTATGGGACATTTCAATTGACCTTCCCTATTGAGGCATCAGTTGCTCCCCTGGCACAGATGCTTGTATATACCACTTCACCCAGTGGGGAAGTTATCGCCAGTTCAGCAGATTTCCAGGTTGAACTTTGCCTCCCCAATAAA GTCAGATTGAGTTTTGTACCCAAGGAAGGTCTTCCTGCCTCCAACACACGCCTGCAACTGCACACCTCATCAAGGTCCCTGTGTGCCCTCCGTGCTGTGGACAAGAGCGTTCTCCTTATGAAGCCTGAAGATGAGCTCTCTCCCAGCTCT GTGTATGATCTTCTCCCACTGAAGGAAATGCGTGGTTACAGCTTCAAGGACTACTACCTGGAAGAAGACAATGTAAACCCTTGTGTGTCACTTGACAACATGTTATTAAATGGATTTGTCTATGTACCCATTTCTCCTGATGGCGAAGGTGATGCCTATGACATTCTCAAA GAACTGGGCTTAAAAGTCTTCACTAGCAGCAAGATCCGTAAGCCTGAAATCTGCCAGCATTACCCAGGACACATGATGGAAAGGAGTTACACTGGTTCTA TCACTGCAATGAATCTGCTTGAAGATTTAGACTATGAAATAACAGAACATATTAATGCTGACAGTCCTGTGGAGACCATCCGGAAATACTTCCCTGAGACATGGATCTGGGACATAGTTTCAGTGAA CTCTGACGGAAATGCTGATCTAAATGTGACCATCCCCGATACCATCACTGAGTGGAAAGCCAATGCCTTCTGCACTTCGGCAGACACAGGCTTTGGCCTGTCCCCGACAGTGTCCCTCAGagccttccagcccttctttgTAGAGCTCACCATGCCCTACTCTGTGGTGCGTGGTGAGTCCTTCACACTGAAAGCCACAGTTTTCAACTACCTGGCCGCCTGCATCAGG GTCAGTGTGTCTCTGGCTGAATCCACTCATTTTGTGACTACGCCAGTAGAGATGCAAGAAGAATCCTACTGCATCTGCatgaatgaaaggaaaactgtGGCTTGGGCAGTAACACCAAGATCTCTAG GGCAGGTGGAGCTCTCGGTGGGCACTGAGGCCCTGCAGAACCAGCAGCCCTGCGGGAATGCCATCGTGGAGACCCCTGAGAAAGGGCGGAAGGACACGGTCATCAGACAGCTGCTGGTGGAG CCAGAAGGAACTGAGGTGGAAACTACCTACAACTCTGTGCTCTGTGCATCTG AAAAGTCAGTGTCAGAGCCAATCTTGCTGGTTCTCCCCGAGACTGTGGTGGATGGCTCAGCCAGAGCTTGTTTCTCAGTGCTAG GTGACATCATGGGCACTGCCATGCAGAACCTGCACCAGCTCCTCCAGATGCCGTTCGGCTGTGGAGAGCAGAACATGGTCCTGTTTGCACCCAACATCTACGTCCTGGACTATCTGAACAAGACAGGGCAGCTAAGTGAGGAGGTCAAATCCAAGGCCATCGGATATTTAGTGAGCG GGTATCAAAGGCAATTGAAGTACAAACACTGGGATGGTTCTTATAGCACCTTTGGGCCCCGTTATGGGCAAGCTGGGAATACCTG GCTCACAGCCTTTGTCCTCAAGTCTTTTGCCCAGGCCCGGCCTCACATCTTCATAGATGAGAAGCACATCCAGGATGCTTTGGTCTGGCTCACTCAAAAGCAGAAGGAGAACGGCTGTTTCCGCAGTTCTGGGACACTCATGAACAATGCCATGAAG GGTGGAGTGAATGACGAGGTCACGCTGACAGCCTACATCACTATTGCATTGCTGGAGATTCCTCTGCCTGTAACT cactCAGTGGTGCGTAACGCTCTGTTCTGCctggaaacagcagcagatgaaaaagaaaaccacgtGTACACCAAGGCACTGATGGCGTACACCTTCGCCCTGGCAGGCAAGGAGGAGAAACGGAAGGCATTGCTAAGCTCACTTGAAAAGGAAGCCGTGAAAAAGG ATGGGTCTGTTCATTGGCAGCGGCCAGGGAAAGAGCCAGAGGTTCATCTCCCATACTTACGCTACCGAGCTCCCTCTGCTGAAGTGGAGATGACAGCCTATGCGCTCCTTGCTCACCTCACCACGCAGCTGACGCCTTCCCAGGAGGAGCTGTCGTTCGCATCTCTTATTGCGAAGTGGATCACGGGTCAGCAGAATCCCAATGGAGGCTTCTCCTCCACCCAG GACACAGTGGTGGCCCTCCAAGCCTTGTCCCTGTATGGAGCTGTCACCTATGCCAAGAGCGGAGCAGCTTCCAAAGTGACCCTGCGATCTGGAGGGGACTTCCAGCAAGACTTCCAAGTGGATCCCACAAACCGGCTGCTGCTCCAGCGTGTGCCCCTGCCCCAGGTGCCCGGGGAGTACAGCATGGAGGTTTCTGGCGATGGATGCGTCTACCTGCAG ACAAGCCTGAGGTACAATGTGCAGCCCACACAGGAGGATGCACCCTTCATGCTCCACGTGTACACGATGCCAGAGACATGTGTGGACTCCAATGCTCACAAGGTCTTTGACATAGGTATAAATGTCAG TTACACTGGGGAGCGCAATGTCTCCAACATGGTGATTGTTGATGTGAAGATGCTGTCAGGATTCATCCCCATTAAATCCTCTGTGACGAAG CTGGAACGTGACCCTGTTATTGAGCGCACAGAATTGAGTACCAACCACGTCCTGGTGTACCTGGAAAAG ctgggCAGCGAGACCCTCAGCTTCTCCTTCACGGTGGAGCGGGACGTCCCCGTGCAGGGCCTGAAGCCGGCGCAGGTGAAGGTCTATGACTACTACGAGACAG